Proteins co-encoded in one Octopus bimaculoides isolate UCB-OBI-ISO-001 chromosome 7, ASM119413v2, whole genome shotgun sequence genomic window:
- the LOC106869737 gene encoding transcription factor ETV6 translates to MPVANQISPGEENTVLPKMQLQYFSGQCDFADYSCEKDDRGSCFTDDILQEIFAPYYPTVAPDANQSILSVLQAGSIDNNSFINEHMTEPTVKDAQLSNGLHVLEAPYTTAMSATNHLPLSNIHTTDDYVGNTNPVHFDSMDSFGRNYLMKTWQYKHPKHWSRSEVLDWIFWSIENENLDASRMRGEAFQNIDGVQLCEMTVEKFLQKEPNYGAILFQILSSLIHKHSQCNQYKTYQPPHHYHLQQQQQQQPQQRQHHQQHQQQHHHHQQQQQQQQQQQQQQQQQPRQQPYVQESYPQLLLHNQPQQQQQQQQQQQQQQQQQQQQTQLQPLPRQHQQLDEFIPNHSNTMFISSDMNPFSSSPSLPHYYPSSQLKQKKRPGRPKMNNLFNDYLFIYLLISVKNQLLWEFLYDALKNPGYNPRFLKWENEVEGIFRFVQSEMMANVWGELKNNENMNYEKLSRAMRHYYRRGILERVEGRRLVYKFSRNAIEKLKLRSK, encoded by the exons ATATCTCCTGGCGAAGAAAACACAGTTTTACCAAAGATGCAGCTACAGTACTTCTCTGGTCAATGCGACTTTGCAGATTATAGCTGTGAGAAAGACGACCGAGGCTCATGTTTTACCGATGACATTCTACAAGAAATATTTGCACCTTATTATCCGACTGTCGCCCCTGACGCCAACCAATCAATTTTGTCGGTGCTGCAAGCAGGCAGTATAGATAACAACAGTTTCATTAACGAACACATGACTGAACCAACTGTGAAGGACGCTCAACTATCGAATGGATTGCATGTATTAGAAGCGCCATATACAACGGCTATGTCAGCTACAAATCACCTTCCGCTCTCCAACATCCATACAACAGACGACTACGTGGGAAATACGAACCCAGTTCATTTTGATTCCA TGGACAGCTTCGGtagaaattatttaatgaaaacttGGCAATACAAACACCCGAAACATTGGTCGAGAAGCGAAGTATTAGATTGGATTTTTTGGTCAATTGAAAATGAGAACTTAGATGCGAGTCGAATGCGAGGTGAAGCATTTCAGAACATTGACGGCGTTCAACTATGTGAAATGACTGTAGAGAAATTTTTACAAAAGGAACCTAATTACGGTGCTATTCTCTTTCAAATTCTCAGCTCTCTCATTCACAAAC ACAGTCAATGCAACCAATATAAGACATATCAGCCaccacatcattatcatctacaacagcaacaacaacaacagccgcagcagcggcagcatcaccagcaacatcagcaacaacaccatcatcatcaacagcagcagcagcagcagcagcagcaacagcaacagcagcagcaacagccacGACAGCAACCATATGTACAAGAGTCCTATCCACAACTGTTACTACATAATCAAccgcaacagcagcaacaacaacaacaacaacaacaacaacaacaacaacaacaacaacaacaaacacagttGCAACCACTACCACGTCAGCACCAACAGTTAGATGAATTCATACCAAACCATTCCAATACAATGTTTATTAGTTCTGATATGAATCCCTTCTCTTCTTCTCCATCGTTGCCACACTATTACCCATCGTCTCAGTTGAAACAAAAGAAACGCCCGGGAAGGCCAAAAATGAACAATCTTTTTAATGAC tatttatttatttatctacttatttcaGTGAAGAATCAGTTACTGTGGGAATTCCTGTATGATGCGCTGAAAAACCCTGGCTACAATCCACGATTCCTAAAATGGGAAAACGAAGTGGAAGGAATCTTTCGATTTGTCCAATCAGAAATGATGGCTAATGTTTGGGGGGAACTTAAGAACAATGAGAACATGAACTACGAAAAACTCAGCAGAGCTATGAg gCATTACTATCGCCGTGGAATCTTGGAGAGAGTAGAAGGCAGGCGCTTGGTATATAAATTCTCAAGAAACgcaatagaaaaattaaaattacgcTCAAAATAG